One genomic segment of Chelonia mydas isolate rCheMyd1 chromosome 1, rCheMyd1.pri.v2, whole genome shotgun sequence includes these proteins:
- the LOC102944760 gene encoding butyrophilin subfamily 1 member A1 isoform X1 produces the protein MELSASSGLWAFAFFCHIGILVSSESFTLKGSDSPVIATVGTDVILPCQLSPRTNAKQMEVRWHSSEIAGLTHHYVNGHDALQKQNPHYRGRTELFKEELPNGNVSLLLKKVQVADGGSYVCFIGNKLNYLESLVELKVGAVGTGPTISVHRSQDQGVTLTCSSEGWYPEPAIMWADRHGQRQNSTMLSVKDVQGLHNIQSHVDVKDNKSQVLVCRLQSNFWDQTRQSELQLSSDLFPYDKHPYVVTTVILCLSLVIFGVVTGFIFKTERESKGKLQIAKELLKARNSAVQIRADPNTAHPNLHISSDCLHVSHSDQKQEVTDTLERFDGWACVLGSETLRAGKEYYWEVYVGNKTDWDLGVTDGKANRKGWQNLKPENGYWGIRFFNSTDYIAFEDPEVKLKLGKQPKVVGIHLDGKAQRLDFYDVSDMSHIYTFSLKFPLDVYPYFCPGLNKNGKNKDPLNLCFLSHDYSDLMSSTSISSPHISTSELLEGTNGKDVAVEHSNLKNSDDATLPFLHQAPFIQKQEPSPQSGSMHKLCIGS, from the exons ATGGAACTGTCTGCCAGCAGTGGGCTCTGGGCCTTTGCCTTCTTCTGCCATATAGGAATCCTGGTCTCCTCAG AAAGCTTTACCCTGAAAGGATCAGATTCTCCAGTGATTGCCACAGTTGGCACAGATGTCATCCTTCCATGCCAGCTTTCACCTAGGACCAATGCCAAACAGATGGAAGTGAGATGGCATAGCAGTGAGATTGCTGGCCTGACCCATCATTATGTGAATGGGCATGATGCCCTGCAGAAGCAGAACCCACACTACCGGGGAAGGACAGAGCTGTTCAAGGAGGAGCTTCCCAATGGCAATGTCTCTCTACTGTTGAAGAAGGTTCAGGTGGCAGATGGAGGCAGCTATGTCTGCTTCATTGGCAACAAATTGAATTATTTGGAAAGCCTTGTGGAGTTAAAGGTTGGAG CTGTTGGCACAGGCCCGACAATCTCTGTGCACCGTTCCCAGGACCAGGGAGTGACACTCACTTGCAGTTCAGAAGGGTGGTATCCAGAACCAGCAATAATGTGGGCTGACAGGCATGGTCAAAGACAGAACTCAACTATGTTATCTGTAAAAGATGTTCAAGGTCTACACAATATTCAGAGTCACGTGGATGTGAAAGATAACAAAAGCCAGGTCCTGGTGTGTCGGCTCCAAAGCAACTTCTGGGACCAGACAAGACAGTCGGAGCTGCAACTTTCCA GTGATTTATTCCCATATGATAAACACCCATATGTAGTCACCACAGTAATATTATGTCTATCGCTCGTTATATTTGGTGTGGTTACAGGCTTCatattcaaaacagagagagaatccaAAG GAAAGCTTCAAATTGCAAAAG AGCTATTGAAGGCCCGAAACTCAGCTG TGCAAATCAGAGCGGATCCTAACACAGCCCATCCCAACCTTCATATTTCATCGGATTGCCTACATGTAAGCCACAGTGACCAGAAGCAAGAGGTGACCGATACTCTGGAGAGATTTGATGGATGGGCCTGCGTGCTGGGATCTGAGAccctcagagctgggaaggaataTTACTGGGAAGTGTATGTGGGAAATAAGACAGACTGGGATCTTGGAGTTACAGATGGGAAGGCTAATAGGAAAGGCTGGCAGAATTTGAAGCCAGAGAATGGGTACTGGGGGATACGATTTTTTAACAGTACTGATTATATAGCCTTTGAGGATCCTGAAGTTAAACTAAAACTTGGCAAACAGCCTAAAGTAGTTGGGATTCACTTGGATGGTAAGGCTCAGAGGTTAGATTTCTATGATGTTTCAGACATGTCTCACATCTACACTTTTAGCCTGAAATTCCCTCTGGATGTATACCCCTATTTCTGTCCTGGTCTGAACAAAAATGGGAAAAACAAAGACCCTCTCAATCTTTGTTTTCTCTCGCATGACTACTCTGACCTGATGTCTTCAACTTCCATTTCTTCACCTCACATCTCCACTTCAGAGCTCTTGGAAGGCACTAATGGAAAGGATGTGGCCGTAGAACACTCCAACCTCAAAAATAGTGACGATGCCACCCTTCCATTTCTACACCAGGCTCCTTTCATACAGAAGCAGGAGCCATCCCCTCAATCTGGCAGTATGCACAAACTCTGTATAGGTTCTTAG
- the LOC102944760 gene encoding butyrophilin subfamily 1 member A1 isoform X2 has translation MELSASSGLWAFAFFCHIGILVSSESFTLKGSDSPVIATVGTDVILPCQLSPRTNAKQMEVRWHSSEIAGLTHHYVNGHDALQKQNPHYRGRTELFKEELPNGNVSLLLKKVQVADGGSYVCFIGNKLNYLESLVELKVGGDLFPYDKHPYVVTTVILCLSLVIFGVVTGFIFKTERESKGKLQIAKELLKARNSAVQIRADPNTAHPNLHISSDCLHVSHSDQKQEVTDTLERFDGWACVLGSETLRAGKEYYWEVYVGNKTDWDLGVTDGKANRKGWQNLKPENGYWGIRFFNSTDYIAFEDPEVKLKLGKQPKVVGIHLDGKAQRLDFYDVSDMSHIYTFSLKFPLDVYPYFCPGLNKNGKNKDPLNLCFLSHDYSDLMSSTSISSPHISTSELLEGTNGKDVAVEHSNLKNSDDATLPFLHQAPFIQKQEPSPQSGSMHKLCIGS, from the exons ATGGAACTGTCTGCCAGCAGTGGGCTCTGGGCCTTTGCCTTCTTCTGCCATATAGGAATCCTGGTCTCCTCAG AAAGCTTTACCCTGAAAGGATCAGATTCTCCAGTGATTGCCACAGTTGGCACAGATGTCATCCTTCCATGCCAGCTTTCACCTAGGACCAATGCCAAACAGATGGAAGTGAGATGGCATAGCAGTGAGATTGCTGGCCTGACCCATCATTATGTGAATGGGCATGATGCCCTGCAGAAGCAGAACCCACACTACCGGGGAAGGACAGAGCTGTTCAAGGAGGAGCTTCCCAATGGCAATGTCTCTCTACTGTTGAAGAAGGTTCAGGTGGCAGATGGAGGCAGCTATGTCTGCTTCATTGGCAACAAATTGAATTATTTGGAAAGCCTTGTGGAGTTAAAGGTTGGAG GTGATTTATTCCCATATGATAAACACCCATATGTAGTCACCACAGTAATATTATGTCTATCGCTCGTTATATTTGGTGTGGTTACAGGCTTCatattcaaaacagagagagaatccaAAG GAAAGCTTCAAATTGCAAAAG AGCTATTGAAGGCCCGAAACTCAGCTG TGCAAATCAGAGCGGATCCTAACACAGCCCATCCCAACCTTCATATTTCATCGGATTGCCTACATGTAAGCCACAGTGACCAGAAGCAAGAGGTGACCGATACTCTGGAGAGATTTGATGGATGGGCCTGCGTGCTGGGATCTGAGAccctcagagctgggaaggaataTTACTGGGAAGTGTATGTGGGAAATAAGACAGACTGGGATCTTGGAGTTACAGATGGGAAGGCTAATAGGAAAGGCTGGCAGAATTTGAAGCCAGAGAATGGGTACTGGGGGATACGATTTTTTAACAGTACTGATTATATAGCCTTTGAGGATCCTGAAGTTAAACTAAAACTTGGCAAACAGCCTAAAGTAGTTGGGATTCACTTGGATGGTAAGGCTCAGAGGTTAGATTTCTATGATGTTTCAGACATGTCTCACATCTACACTTTTAGCCTGAAATTCCCTCTGGATGTATACCCCTATTTCTGTCCTGGTCTGAACAAAAATGGGAAAAACAAAGACCCTCTCAATCTTTGTTTTCTCTCGCATGACTACTCTGACCTGATGTCTTCAACTTCCATTTCTTCACCTCACATCTCCACTTCAGAGCTCTTGGAAGGCACTAATGGAAAGGATGTGGCCGTAGAACACTCCAACCTCAAAAATAGTGACGATGCCACCCTTCCATTTCTACACCAGGCTCCTTTCATACAGAAGCAGGAGCCATCCCCTCAATCTGGCAGTATGCACAAACTCTGTATAGGTTCTTAG